A part of Amblyraja radiata isolate CabotCenter1 chromosome 23, sAmbRad1.1.pri, whole genome shotgun sequence genomic DNA contains:
- the LOC116986314 gene encoding peptidyl-prolyl cis-trans isomerase FKBP1B-like, translated as MGIELETITPGDGRTFPKTGQVCVVHYVGSLMDGTTFDSSRVRNKPFHFRIGKNDVIKGWDEGLAQMSVGQKAKLTCTPDYAYGASGHPGTIPPNATLTFEVELLRIE; from the exons ATGGGCATCGAGTTGGAGACTATCACCCCGGGAGACG GGCGGACCTTTCCCAAGACGGGCCAAGTCTGTGTGGTGCACTATGTGG GTTCACTGATGGATGGGACAACGTTTGATTCCTCCCGGGTCCGAAATAAGCCATTTCATTTTAGAAttggtaaaaatgatgtcatcAAAGGATGGGATGAAGGATTAGCTCAG ATGAGTGTTGGGCAGAAAGCCAAACTGACCTGCACCCCTGACTATGCATATGGAGCTTCTGGCCACCCTGGCACCATTCCACCTAATGCAACTTTGACATTTGAAGTAGAGCTCTTGAGAATTGAGTGA